Proteins from a single region of Tachysurus vachellii isolate PV-2020 chromosome 15, HZAU_Pvac_v1, whole genome shotgun sequence:
- the kirrel3l gene encoding kirre like nephrin family adhesion molecule 3, like — MLQFFIAFVFLGAATEAAYFSQQPQDQVVMAGQSVTLPCVIVGYRGMVQWTKDGLALGGERDLPGWARYSLMGDPLSGEHSLVIESAELADDAVYECQATQAALRSHRAKLTVLVPPSDPVVEGGPVVRLKAHTPHNLTCRASGAKPAAEITWYRDGEVMHTAIYSKSLMEDGKRETAVSLLPLVPDDRDSGRTYTCRVLNPAAPGGRQTSITINVQHPPSVTLSVQPQTVMEGAKVLFLCSASASPEITGYRWSKGGIPIPEAKGDSLEVTVDYSYFTDPVSCEVSNSVGSTNVSTLVDVQFGPRLLSEPKPQIVDTGMDAAFTCAWTGNPPLTLAWTKQGSSVVLSNSNTLHLKAVTQEDSGTYTCKAIVPRIGVAERDVTLTVNGPPIITAEATQQAVKHAKGKLECLVGSSPPPDKIVWTFGDTSLSSGSSGRFSVQTVNSDRGVLSSLILSETLAQDFQLRYNCTAWNRFGTGTVLVTLKEQEALPLLIIIGSSVGGGCVFIVCVITLASICCRHAAKGKKGTRLSKSDIRVQIVHSDHNATRGNDDEEDVKEPMAPNSSESPGTSRTEHSDLLEEEDDERSDIKDPTNGYYNVRGHDDRHVARTGFSEFVPTSRPVYTPCQLPSPGPLYSQSTTQPRVYDFSNRYATTPATRTTYEQQPQQQQQQQQQQQQPQPQQQTTPTMYPQDPLYMPNTYGRAFTSYVKPTSYDKVDTFEQSDQASKVSGTSRFSYASSQQSDYGRPSQQRMQTHV; from the exons ATGCTGCAGTTTTTCATCGCTTTTGTCTTTCTAGGAGCAG CCACCGAAGCCGCCTACTTTTCCCAGCAGCCCCAGGACCAGGTGGTGATGGCCGGCCAATCGGTGACGCTTCCGTGTGTCATCGTGGGATATCGAGGCATGGTCCAGTGGACCAAAGACGGCCTAGCACTTGGTGGAGAGCGAGATTTACCCG gTTGGGCACGTTACTCCCTGATGGGAGATCCACTATCAGGGGAGCACAGCTTGGTGATCGAATCAGCAGAGCTGGCTGATGATGCCGTGTACGAGTGCCAGGCCACGCAAGCAGCACTGCGATCACACCGAGCCAAACTCACCGTCCTGG TGCCACCTTCGGACCCTGTCGTAGAGGGAGGGCCTGTGGTGCGTCTGAAAGCCCACACTCCCCATAACCTGACATGCCGGGCATCCGGAGCCAAGCCTGCAGCTGAGATCACCTGGTACAGGGATGGAGAGGTCATGCACACTGCGATCTATTCGAAG TCACTGATGGAGGATGGGAAAAGGGAGACAGCGGTCAGCCTTCTACCTCTGGTGCCCGATGACCGTGATTCGGGGCGGACGTACACCTGTAGGGTTCTAAACCCAGCAGCCCCGGGTGGACGCCAGACTTCCATAACCATCAACGTTCAAC ATCCCCCGTCTGTCACTCTGTCCGTTCAGCCTCAGACTGTAATGGAAGGAGCCAAAGTGCTGTTCCTCTGCTCAGCTTCTGCCAGCCCAGAGATCACTGGCTACAg GTGGTCTAAAGGTGGCATCCCCATTCCTGAGGCCAAAGGGGACAGTCTGGAGGTGACAGTGGACTACTCATATTTCACAGACCCTGTGTCCTGCGAGGTGTCCAACTCTGTGGGAAGCACTAACGTCAGCACGCTGGTGGACGTGCAGT TCGGTCCCAGGCTTTTATCGGAGCCTAAACCACAGATAGTGGACACAGGCATGGATGCGGCGTTCACCTGCGCCTGGACTGGCAACCCTCCACTCACCCTGGCGTGGACCAAACAGGGATCCAGTGTG GTGCTCAGCAACAGCAACACACTCCACCTAAAGGCCGTAACTCAGGAAGACTCCGGGACGTACACCTGTAAAGCCATCGTACCGAGGATCGGCGTGGCCGAGAGAGACGTCACACTCACTGTTAACG GTCCACCCATCATCACGGCTGAGGCTACGCAGCAGGCTGTCAAACACGCCAAAGGAAAGCTGGAGTGTCTGGTGGGCAGCAGCCCTCCGCCTGACAAAATA GTGTGGACGTTCGGGGACACGAGCTTGTCCTCTGGTTCCTCAGGCCGTTTCTCGGTGCAGACGGTGAACAGCGACCGCGGCGTCCTGTCCTCACTTATCCTGTCTGAGACGCTGGCTCAAGATTTCCAGCTGAGATACAACTGCACTGCATGGAACCGCTTCGGAACTGGCACAGTGCTCGTCACGCTCAAAGAACAAG AAGCACTGCCCTTGCTCATCATCATCGGGTCGTCTGTTGGAGGAGGATGCGTTTTCATCGTTTGTGTCATCACCTTGGCGTCCATCTGCTGCCGCCATGCTGCTAAAG GAAAAAAAGGGACACGCTTATCCAAGAGTGACATCCGTGTGCAGATCGTGCACAGCGACCACAACGCAACCCGTGGGAACGATGACGAGGAGGACGTGAAGGAGCCCATG GCTCCCAACAGCAGCGAGTCTCCCGGGACATCACGCACCGAGCACAGCGATCTActtgaagaagaagatgacGAAAGATCAGATATTAAG GACCCCACGAACGGCTACTACAATGTTCGTGGTCATGATGACCGCCATGTTGCACGCACCGGCTTTTCCGAGTTTGTCCCGACCTCGCGTCCCGTGTACACGCCGTGCCAGCTTCCGTCTCCAGGCCCACTGTACAGCCAGAGCACCACCCAGCCACGTGTTTATGACTTCTCCAACCGCTACGCCACCACCCCAGCCACCCGCACCACCTATGAGCAGCAACctcaacaacagcaacaacaacagcaacaacaacaacaaccacagcCACAACAGCAAACAACTCCCACAATGTACCCACAGGACCCACTGTACATGCCCAATACCTACGGCCGCGCCTTCACCAGCTACGTCAAACCCACCTCCTATGACAAAGTGGACACGTTTGAGCAATCAGATCAGGCCAGTAAGGTGTCCGGGACGTCCCGCTTCTCCTACGCTTCCTCGCAGCAGTCAGACTATGGACGGCCGTCCCAGCAGCGCATGCAGACTCACGTGTGA